A single genomic interval of Mycobacterium sp. DL592 harbors:
- a CDS encoding glycoside hydrolase family 27 protein, with product MAPTISTPPMGWNSWNSGIALSEQNVEETIDAMVSSGMRDAGYRYVNLDAGWAAADRDADGDLQADPTRFPHGIAALAGYAHDHGMLLGLYASPSYQLCGIGEHNASAGHESADARTFARWGVDFLKYDWCSTDQSRADQINRFTAMRDALRATGRSIVYSINPNTSGDPGAGAAFDWSSVADMTRNTIDLVPLWRTEFASEEPVLGVREQVQVAGPLAARSRPGYVNDPDMLVAGISWPEFVASHSGMSQTLADEHGPSMTEDEQRTHVSLWAMMAAPLLAGNDIRSMTAQTRDILTNHDIIAVDQDPLVRQARPLAQDPRIMVKPLTGGAVAVAIVNPDPQSASIATTTAAVGLPAVACYRVRDLWTHTEHSTTGDLAAEQLAPHATDVLRVDPRCS from the coding sequence ATGGCGCCGACCATCTCGACACCACCGATGGGGTGGAATTCGTGGAACTCGGGGATCGCGCTGTCCGAACAGAACGTCGAGGAGACTATCGATGCCATGGTGTCCTCGGGGATGCGAGACGCCGGCTACCGCTACGTCAATCTGGATGCAGGCTGGGCCGCCGCCGACCGGGACGCCGACGGCGACCTTCAGGCTGATCCCACGCGGTTTCCCCACGGCATCGCCGCGCTGGCCGGATATGCCCACGATCACGGGATGCTGCTGGGCCTCTACGCCAGCCCCAGTTACCAACTGTGCGGGATCGGTGAACACAATGCCAGCGCCGGACACGAGTCGGCCGACGCGCGTACCTTCGCCCGGTGGGGTGTCGACTTCCTGAAGTACGACTGGTGCAGTACCGATCAGAGCCGGGCCGATCAGATCAATCGGTTCACCGCGATGCGCGACGCCCTCCGTGCGACCGGACGGTCCATCGTCTACAGCATCAACCCCAACACCTCCGGTGACCCCGGCGCCGGGGCGGCATTCGACTGGTCCTCCGTCGCCGACATGACGCGCAACACCATAGATTTGGTTCCGCTGTGGCGCACTGAATTCGCCTCCGAAGAACCGGTTCTCGGGGTGCGCGAACAAGTGCAGGTGGCCGGCCCGCTGGCAGCGCGCAGCCGACCCGGCTACGTCAACGATCCCGACATGCTCGTCGCTGGAATATCATGGCCCGAGTTCGTGGCCAGCCACAGCGGCATGTCGCAGACGCTGGCCGACGAACACGGGCCCAGCATGACCGAAGACGAGCAGCGGACCCATGTGTCACTGTGGGCGATGATGGCCGCACCCCTATTGGCAGGCAACGATATTCGCTCGATGACGGCACAAACCCGCGACATCCTCACCAATCACGACATCATCGCGGTCGACCAGGATCCGTTGGTCCGCCAAGCCCGCCCGCTGGCCCAAGATCCCCGCATCATGGTCAAGCCTCTCACCGGGGGCGCGGTCGCCGTGGCGATCGTCAACCCAGACCCGCAGTCGGCTTCGATCGCCACGACTACAGCGGCCGTGGGCCTGCCAGCTGTGGCCTGCTACCGGGTACGGGACCTGTGGACGCACACCGAACACTCCACGACCGGCGACTTGGCGGCCGAGCAGCTGGCTCCCCATGCAACGGATGTACTGCGGGTCGATCCACGCTGCAGCTAA
- a CDS encoding molybdopterin oxidoreductase family protein, translated as MCGLEIQVERGRVAGVRGNPDDVWSRGHLCPKGTSLGAIHHDPDRIRAPMIKVDGQWREVSWDEAFRRCTELLAPVIAEHGIGAVTCYTGNPLAHSFSLGRYTGVLLGMSGIPVSYSPGTVDQWPKNLSSHLMYGNWWGFPVPDIERTDLLVIMGANPAASQGSLLAAPDVMGIIAGIDTVIVIDPVRTPTAAKADEWLPITPGTDAALLLAVVHTLFDENLVNLGRLGDHIDGVDVLRAAAADWTPERVAGVTGIDAERTRHLARQLAETERAVVYGRIGLCNQEFGSLASWLVDVVNILTGHFDTAGGAMFPRPAVWTVTSQPQPGLEGGLPEFGRWKTRVRGAKEVLGQVPVSCLAEEIETPGEGQIKALITVAGNPVLSTPGGHRLDAVLPQLDAMIAVDLWLNETTRHADVILPGLSPLEQPHHDDLILAFAIGSIANYSAPVFAPEDPDRPQEWEILVRLTGLCAGTPAEDVDVAAIDDGFFDYLCFTQGLDGAQIRSHYEHGGPERILDLTLRTGPFGDRYGENPGGLSLDLLKDNPNGINFGPMVPQVPEILNTTDKKIRLAPLYLLDDLPRLAGRLERAPEDLVLVSRRHLRSNNTWLHNVPALMKGRDRCTLLMHPADAARRGVADGTTVSVASSAGRIEVAVEVTDAIKPGVVSMPHGWGHGQPGTRLSVANGSPGVNTNILSPPTFLDEPSGNGALNGIPVDVAPVG; from the coding sequence ATGTGCGGCTTGGAGATTCAGGTCGAGCGCGGCCGCGTGGCCGGCGTCCGCGGCAACCCCGACGACGTGTGGAGCCGCGGGCACCTGTGCCCCAAGGGCACCTCGCTGGGCGCCATTCATCACGACCCGGACCGCATCCGGGCACCGATGATCAAGGTTGACGGCCAGTGGCGCGAGGTCAGCTGGGACGAGGCGTTCCGGCGTTGCACCGAACTGCTGGCGCCGGTCATCGCCGAGCACGGTATCGGTGCGGTCACCTGCTACACCGGCAATCCGCTGGCGCACTCGTTCTCGCTGGGCCGCTACACCGGGGTGCTGCTGGGCATGTCCGGCATCCCGGTCAGCTACTCGCCGGGCACGGTCGACCAGTGGCCCAAGAACCTGTCCTCGCATCTGATGTACGGCAACTGGTGGGGCTTCCCGGTGCCCGATATCGAGCGCACCGACCTGCTGGTGATCATGGGTGCCAACCCGGCGGCATCGCAGGGTTCGCTGCTGGCCGCCCCCGACGTCATGGGCATCATCGCCGGTATCGACACGGTGATCGTCATCGACCCGGTGCGCACGCCCACCGCGGCCAAGGCCGACGAATGGCTGCCCATCACCCCGGGCACCGACGCCGCCCTGCTGCTCGCAGTCGTGCACACCTTGTTCGACGAGAACCTGGTGAACCTCGGCCGGCTCGGCGACCACATCGACGGCGTCGACGTCTTGCGCGCGGCGGCGGCGGATTGGACCCCCGAGCGCGTGGCAGGCGTCACCGGCATCGACGCCGAACGGACGCGCCACCTGGCCCGCCAACTGGCGGAGACGGAAAGAGCCGTCGTCTACGGCCGAATCGGCTTGTGCAATCAGGAGTTCGGCAGCCTGGCCAGCTGGCTGGTCGACGTTGTCAACATTCTCACCGGACACTTCGACACGGCGGGCGGCGCGATGTTCCCGCGCCCGGCGGTCTGGACCGTCACCTCCCAGCCGCAGCCCGGCCTGGAAGGCGGACTGCCCGAGTTCGGCCGCTGGAAGACCCGGGTGCGCGGCGCCAAGGAAGTGCTCGGCCAGGTGCCGGTGTCATGTCTGGCCGAGGAGATCGAGACCCCCGGCGAGGGCCAGATCAAGGCACTGATCACCGTCGCGGGAAACCCGGTGCTGTCCACACCCGGTGGGCACCGCCTCGACGCGGTGCTGCCGCAACTCGACGCGATGATCGCCGTCGACCTGTGGCTCAACGAGACCACCCGGCACGCCGACGTGATCCTGCCGGGGCTGTCCCCGCTGGAGCAGCCGCATCATGACGACCTGATCCTGGCGTTCGCGATCGGCAGCATCGCCAACTACTCGGCGCCGGTGTTCGCACCTGAGGACCCGGATCGGCCGCAGGAGTGGGAGATCCTGGTCCGCCTGACCGGTCTGTGCGCCGGAACACCCGCTGAGGACGTCGACGTCGCCGCCATCGACGACGGCTTCTTCGACTACCTCTGCTTCACCCAGGGGCTCGACGGCGCGCAGATCCGCAGCCACTACGAGCACGGCGGACCCGAACGCATCCTGGACCTGACGCTGCGCACCGGCCCGTTCGGCGACCGCTACGGCGAGAATCCGGGCGGCCTGAGCCTGGACCTGTTGAAGGACAACCCGAATGGCATCAACTTCGGGCCGATGGTGCCGCAGGTGCCCGAGATCCTGAACACCACGGACAAGAAGATCCGGCTGGCCCCGCTGTATCTGCTCGACGACCTGCCCCGGCTGGCGGGCCGGTTGGAGCGTGCACCTGAGGACCTGGTTTTGGTCAGCCGTCGGCACCTGCGCTCGAATAACACGTGGCTGCACAATGTTCCGGCGCTGATGAAGGGCCGCGACCGGTGCACGCTGCTGATGCACCCGGCCGACGCCGCCCGCCGCGGGGTGGCCGACGGCACGACCGTCAGCGTTGCCTCCTCGGCGGGGCGCATCGAGGTCGCCGTGGAGGTCACCGATGCCATCAAGCCCGGCGTGGTCTCGATGCCGCACGGCTGGGGTCACGGTCAGCCGGGAACCCGGCTGTCGGTGGCCAACGGCTCACCCGGGGTGAACACCAACATCCTTTCTCCCCCAACATTTCTCGATGAACCGTCGGGCAACGGCGCGCTCAACGGCATCCCGGTGGATGTCGCCCCGGTGGGTTAG
- a CDS encoding alpha/beta hydrolase family protein: MPPNGPTPTPVPQPVVMPRLPDPDFNKLGHGVSLLGGWLPITVQIGTFVAVIVAVGWRSRRWRLVWLPIVAAVGAGAACTARAWMESEGLASNPAPLRLWVWTGLGAATLAVAVLGWRSAAPWRRTLSLLAIPLTLLSTLVVLNQWVGYYSTVQRAWGDLTSGPLPDQIRDSDLAGLRNTFPSTGKLLVVDTPEVRSGFKHRSEYVYLPPVWFSGSAPTRLPAMMMIGGEFGNPSNWIRTGNAVATLDAFARAHRGWAPVVVFVDSSGSFNNDTECVNGPRGNAADHLTEEVRPYVISRFGASAEPADWAAVGWSAGGTCAMNLAVMHPDLFATFVDIGGDRGPNSGTKEQTIERLYGGNPAMWDAFDTRTVMTRHGPYAGVAGLFNDSQEPPDDKTKDLPDRHDDRLAPVGYGGHGDEDQFREKGALPDLCAAAVAVHIDCTLRIYVGYHTWQFAQRAFADSLPWLAERLHGPDAEVSFGS, from the coding sequence GTGCCGCCGAACGGCCCCACCCCGACACCGGTCCCGCAGCCCGTTGTCATGCCCCGGCTGCCCGATCCGGACTTCAACAAGCTCGGGCACGGTGTGTCGTTGCTGGGCGGCTGGCTGCCGATCACCGTCCAGATCGGGACATTCGTCGCTGTGATCGTGGCCGTCGGTTGGCGGTCCCGGCGGTGGCGGCTGGTGTGGCTCCCGATCGTCGCGGCGGTGGGCGCGGGCGCCGCCTGCACTGCTCGAGCCTGGATGGAGTCCGAAGGCTTGGCGTCGAACCCGGCACCGCTTCGATTGTGGGTGTGGACGGGTCTCGGGGCGGCAACGCTCGCGGTGGCGGTGCTCGGATGGCGCAGCGCCGCACCGTGGCGCCGAACGCTATCGCTGCTCGCGATTCCGTTGACGCTGCTGAGCACACTGGTGGTGCTCAACCAATGGGTCGGCTACTACTCCACGGTGCAGCGTGCGTGGGGCGATCTGACCTCGGGCCCGCTGCCTGACCAGATCAGGGACAGCGATCTGGCCGGATTGCGCAACACCTTTCCGTCGACGGGCAAGCTGCTCGTCGTCGATACTCCTGAAGTCAGAAGCGGATTCAAGCACCGCAGCGAGTACGTCTACCTGCCGCCGGTGTGGTTCTCCGGCTCGGCGCCGACCCGGTTGCCGGCGATGATGATGATCGGCGGCGAATTCGGCAACCCGTCGAACTGGATCCGGACCGGCAACGCTGTGGCCACCCTCGACGCGTTTGCCCGCGCACATCGTGGGTGGGCCCCGGTGGTGGTCTTCGTCGATTCCAGCGGCAGCTTCAACAATGACACCGAATGTGTGAACGGGCCGCGCGGCAATGCCGCCGACCACCTCACCGAGGAGGTTCGCCCCTACGTCATCTCCCGATTCGGTGCTTCGGCTGAGCCGGCAGACTGGGCTGCGGTGGGTTGGTCGGCCGGCGGGACCTGTGCGATGAACCTGGCCGTCATGCATCCGGACCTCTTCGCCACATTCGTCGACATCGGTGGCGATCGTGGGCCGAATTCCGGCACCAAGGAACAGACCATCGAACGCCTCTACGGCGGCAACCCCGCGATGTGGGATGCCTTCGACACCCGCACGGTGATGACCAGACATGGACCGTATGCCGGCGTCGCGGGCCTGTTCAACGACTCGCAGGAACCGCCCGACGACAAGACCAAGGATCTCCCGGATCGGCACGACGACCGGCTGGCTCCGGTGGGATACGGCGGTCATGGTGACGAGGATCAGTTCCGGGAAAAGGGTGCCCTCCCGGACCTGTGTGCGGCGGCGGTGGCGGTGCACATCGACTGCACCCTAAGGATTTACGTCGGCTATCACACCTGGCAGTTCGCGCAGCGCGCGTTCGCCGATTCACTGCCCTGGCTCGCCGAGCGGCTGCATGGACCTGACGCTGAGGTGTCCTTCGGCTCATAG
- a CDS encoding glycosyltransferase family 39 protein, protein MPKPHRFRLSRTAWRRIGLAGLLIATAVTYLFNITINGMGNAFYAGAAQAGSKNWEALLFGSVDPGNFITVDKPPVSQWVMGLSGQIFGFSSASMLVPEALMAVAAVALLYGAVRRIAGTGAGFLAGAAFALTPVVALMFRYNNPDAVMVLLMLAAAYCGVRALERGSLKWMMLAGSALGFAFLAKMLEGLMVAPAIGLAYLLVAPTSVRRRLAHLAAAVGACLLSAGWFVAVTLLWPASSRPYLAGSTDNNFMNLVIGYNGLARVLGRGNAGATDAHAGPPAGFDQHSGAAGITGSGHQNPGLTRLFSGEFGIEMSWLLPAALLGLIFVLVVRAHAPRTDLLRGGALLFGGWLLVDGLVLSYMKGMAHPYYCLSVVPAVAALAAIGGGEMWRTRDRLFGRISLAANVLLTALWSWRLLDGNLHWASVMRWVVVIAGVAAAVMLLAAPRANRGRLAAAALTLGIIASGMGSAAYALATIEVPHTGGMAQVGPAQPAHDGGDRPDRGGQESNAQLDGLLAGTDTKWSAAVNGSSAAAALELATNTSVMAIGGFGGNDPVPSLTQFQAYVANHEIGYYVTSPGSQQGPGRGNQHADITAWVAANFAAKAVGSATVYDLTAPLKP, encoded by the coding sequence ATGCCGAAACCACACCGGTTCAGGCTCTCGCGCACCGCGTGGCGGCGCATCGGCCTGGCTGGCTTGCTGATCGCCACTGCCGTCACCTATCTCTTTAACATCACCATCAACGGCATGGGCAATGCGTTCTATGCCGGTGCCGCGCAGGCTGGTTCCAAGAACTGGGAAGCACTGTTGTTCGGGTCGGTCGATCCCGGCAACTTCATCACGGTCGACAAGCCACCGGTGTCCCAATGGGTGATGGGCCTGTCCGGGCAGATCTTCGGATTCAGTAGCGCCAGCATGCTGGTACCCGAAGCGCTGATGGCGGTGGCTGCGGTTGCCCTGCTATATGGCGCAGTGCGCCGTATCGCGGGGACCGGTGCAGGTTTCTTGGCGGGTGCGGCGTTCGCGTTGACACCCGTGGTGGCGTTGATGTTTCGCTACAACAACCCGGACGCGGTGATGGTCCTGCTGATGCTGGCAGCCGCCTACTGCGGGGTGCGGGCCCTCGAACGCGGCAGCCTCAAGTGGATGATGTTGGCCGGTTCCGCCCTCGGGTTTGCCTTCCTGGCCAAGATGCTGGAAGGCCTGATGGTTGCGCCGGCGATCGGACTGGCCTATCTGCTGGTCGCACCGACGTCGGTTCGGCGCCGGCTGGCACATCTGGCAGCCGCAGTCGGCGCTTGCCTGCTGTCTGCTGGTTGGTTCGTCGCAGTGACGCTGCTGTGGCCCGCCTCGTCGCGTCCGTATTTGGCCGGCTCGACGGACAACAACTTCATGAACCTGGTAATCGGGTACAACGGCCTGGCCCGGGTCCTGGGCCGCGGTAACGCCGGTGCCACCGATGCTCACGCCGGACCTCCTGCCGGCTTCGACCAGCACTCCGGTGCCGCCGGAATTACCGGCTCCGGACACCAGAATCCTGGTCTGACAAGGCTTTTCAGTGGTGAATTCGGCATCGAGATGAGCTGGCTACTTCCGGCCGCGCTGCTCGGTCTGATCTTCGTCCTCGTGGTGCGTGCGCATGCGCCACGTACCGACCTGCTCCGGGGAGGGGCCCTGTTGTTCGGTGGCTGGCTGCTGGTCGACGGGCTCGTCCTGAGCTACATGAAGGGGATGGCGCACCCCTACTACTGCCTGTCAGTGGTGCCTGCGGTGGCCGCGCTCGCCGCCATCGGTGGGGGCGAGATGTGGCGCACCCGCGACCGGCTGTTCGGTCGAATCAGCCTGGCGGCGAACGTGCTGCTGACGGCGCTCTGGAGTTGGCGACTGCTGGACGGCAATCTGCACTGGGCGTCGGTTATGCGCTGGGTCGTCGTGATTGCAGGGGTCGCCGCCGCCGTCATGCTACTTGCGGCGCCGCGTGCGAACCGTGGACGGCTCGCCGCCGCGGCACTGACCCTCGGCATCATTGCCAGCGGAATGGGTTCGGCCGCTTATGCTTTAGCGACCATCGAAGTGCCGCACACCGGAGGGATGGCCCAGGTGGGTCCCGCGCAACCGGCCCACGACGGCGGTGACCGGCCGGATCGCGGCGGCCAGGAGTCCAATGCGCAGCTCGACGGCCTCTTGGCGGGCACCGACACGAAATGGTCGGCAGCCGTCAACGGGTCATCGGCAGCGGCCGCCCTGGAACTCGCCACCAACACCTCGGTGATGGCGATCGGTGGATTCGGTGGGAACGACCCCGTTCCCTCGCTCACCCAGTTTCAGGCTTATGTCGCCAATCATGAGATCGGTTACTACGTCACCTCTCCCGGCAGCCAGCAGGGACCCGGCCGCGGAAACCAGCACGCCGACATCACTGCGTGGGTCGCGGCGAACTTTGCAGCCAAGGCTGTCGGTTCGGCCACCGTCTACGATCTGACGGCCCCGCTGAAGCCATAG
- a CDS encoding acyl-CoA carboxylase subunit beta — translation MTASTTAEKLAELRAKLELAKEPGGAKAVAKREKKGIPSARARILDLVDPGSFLEIGALAKTPGDPDALFGDGVVTGHGTINGRPVGVFSHDQTVFQGTVGEMFGRKVARLMEWVAMVGCPIIGINDSGGARIQDAATSLAWYAELGRRHELLSGIVPQISIILGKCAGGAVYSPIQTDLVVAVRDQGYMFVTGPDVIKDVTGEEVSLDELGGADYQARYGNIHQVVDSEKAAFQFVRDYLDFLPSNTFDDAPIVNPGLEPEITPHDLELDSLVPDADNTAYDMHEILLRIFDDGDFLDVGAQAGQAIITGYARVDGRPVAVIANQPMHNAGAIDNEESDKAARFVRFNDSFNIPLVFVVDTPGFMPGVQQEKNGIIKRGGRFLYSVVEADVPKVTITIRKSYGGAYAVMGSKQLTADMNFVWPTARIAVIGAEGAAQLLVKRFPDPTAPEVQKIKADFIEGYNLNMATPYIAAERGYVDAVIEPHQTRLLLRKSLKLLRDKQINRVLRKHGLIPI, via the coding sequence GTGACCGCCAGCACAACTGCCGAGAAGCTAGCCGAACTCCGCGCGAAGCTGGAGCTGGCCAAGGAACCCGGCGGTGCGAAGGCCGTGGCAAAGCGCGAGAAGAAGGGCATCCCCAGTGCCCGCGCGCGCATCCTCGATCTGGTCGACCCGGGCAGCTTCCTGGAGATCGGCGCGCTTGCCAAAACGCCCGGCGATCCCGACGCGCTCTTCGGCGACGGCGTGGTGACGGGGCACGGCACCATCAACGGCCGCCCCGTCGGGGTATTCAGCCACGACCAGACGGTGTTCCAGGGCACCGTCGGCGAGATGTTCGGCCGCAAGGTCGCCCGCCTGATGGAGTGGGTCGCCATGGTGGGCTGCCCGATCATCGGGATCAACGACTCCGGCGGCGCCCGCATCCAGGACGCGGCGACTTCGCTGGCCTGGTACGCCGAGTTGGGTCGCAGACACGAATTGCTGTCCGGCATCGTGCCGCAGATCTCGATCATCCTCGGCAAGTGCGCGGGTGGTGCGGTGTACTCGCCGATCCAGACCGATCTGGTTGTCGCGGTGCGTGATCAGGGCTACATGTTCGTCACCGGACCCGATGTCATCAAGGACGTCACCGGCGAGGAAGTCAGCCTCGACGAACTCGGTGGCGCCGACTACCAGGCCCGCTACGGCAACATCCACCAGGTCGTGGACTCGGAGAAGGCCGCGTTCCAGTTCGTCCGCGACTACCTGGACTTCCTGCCGTCCAACACCTTTGACGATGCACCGATCGTCAACCCTGGTCTGGAGCCGGAGATCACCCCGCACGACCTCGAGCTCGACAGCCTCGTCCCGGATGCCGACAACACCGCCTACGACATGCATGAGATCCTGCTGCGGATCTTCGACGACGGCGATTTCCTCGACGTCGGCGCCCAGGCCGGCCAGGCGATCATCACCGGCTACGCGCGGGTCGACGGCCGCCCGGTAGCGGTGATCGCCAACCAGCCGATGCACAACGCGGGCGCGATCGACAACGAGGAGTCCGACAAGGCGGCCCGCTTCGTGCGGTTCAACGACTCTTTCAACATCCCGCTCGTGTTTGTCGTCGACACCCCGGGGTTCATGCCCGGGGTGCAGCAGGAGAAGAACGGCATCATCAAGCGCGGTGGCCGATTCCTGTACTCGGTGGTGGAGGCCGATGTGCCGAAGGTGACCATCACCATCCGCAAGTCCTATGGCGGCGCGTACGCGGTGATGGGCAGCAAGCAGCTGACCGCGGACATGAACTTCGTGTGGCCGACCGCGCGCATCGCGGTGATCGGTGCCGAGGGCGCCGCGCAGCTGTTGGTGAAGCGATTCCCCGATCCCACTGCGCCCGAGGTGCAGAAGATCAAGGCCGACTTCATCGAGGGATACAACCTCAATATGGCCACCCCCTACATCGCGGCCGAACGCGGTTATGTCGACGCGGTGATCGAGCCGCACCAGACCCGGCTGCTGCTGCGTAAGTCGCTGAAGTTGTTGCGCGACAAGCAGATCAACCGCGTGCTGCGCAAGCACGGTTTGATCCCGATCTAA
- a CDS encoding evbL — MPHTDTDTAAVRTAGAAIGEAVSIFMLSPETVQKSLEAGYPDPFAAYFAGRGGVLGRATDTTVNAVFAVFEPNVVRACWQAGVAVRDAPESAQLYWEQAAEYGREHLAGAEGLDRIAELGEKVIAAAPEPGLPLYAGWRAMPLADDPAARAFQVMFVLRELRAAVHFNALTISGISPVEAHLLNKGPEYAAFMGWQPPYVDVDPAKKDRYTEVEGLTNRRMAEIVDAALTPAEIEDLARLSVAALARLKQPAQG, encoded by the coding sequence ATGCCGCACACCGACACCGACACCGCCGCCGTCCGCACCGCAGGGGCGGCCATCGGCGAAGCCGTCAGCATCTTCATGCTCAGCCCGGAGACCGTGCAGAAGAGCCTGGAGGCCGGCTATCCGGACCCGTTCGCCGCCTACTTCGCCGGTCGCGGCGGGGTACTCGGCCGCGCCACCGACACCACCGTCAACGCGGTGTTCGCCGTGTTCGAGCCGAACGTCGTCCGCGCGTGCTGGCAGGCCGGTGTGGCCGTACGCGACGCGCCCGAGAGCGCTCAACTGTATTGGGAGCAGGCTGCCGAGTATGGCCGGGAGCACCTGGCCGGAGCCGAGGGCCTGGACCGGATCGCCGAGCTGGGCGAGAAGGTGATCGCGGCAGCGCCGGAGCCGGGACTGCCGCTCTACGCCGGCTGGCGCGCCATGCCGCTTGCCGACGACCCCGCGGCGCGGGCGTTCCAGGTGATGTTCGTGCTGCGCGAGCTGCGGGCCGCCGTGCACTTCAATGCGCTGACGATCTCCGGGATCAGCCCGGTCGAGGCGCACCTGCTCAACAAAGGACCCGAATACGCCGCATTCATGGGCTGGCAGCCGCCCTACGTCGATGTCGATCCGGCGAAGAAAGACCGCTATACCGAGGTCGAGGGCCTGACGAACCGCCGGATGGCCGAGATCGTCGACGCGGCCCTGACGCCTGCGGAGATCGAGGACTTGGCGCGGCTGTCCGTCGCCGCGCTGGCCAGGCTCAAGCAACCCGCCCAGGGCTAG